Genomic DNA from Bernardetia sp.:
TTTTTCTAATAACTCTACGGTTAGGCTCATGTACTTACTCATTTCCTTGGGCTGCGTGTGTGCATCTGCCGACCAATCTACTTCTACCCACTTGTTGTCTTTTTCGCATTGAGGAACAAGGACGAAACAATCGTAATTTTCTCTGTTCTTTTCCTGCAATGCCCACGCTCCTATATGCTTGACGGTAAGCGAACTATCGCCACGCTCTCCTGCGCCGTGTAGAAAAAGAACTAAAGGGTATCTTTTAAAATACTCTTCTGGATTATAATTTTTTGGGAAAAGTAAACGATAACGCATAGAATCCGTTGAAACAGTAGAGTAAAACAGATTATGTTCGAAAAGTTCGTATCTTAGCTTATCCGAGCTGGTTTGTTGTCCGTAAGAAAACGAAGCAAATACACTCAAAAACAAAAGACACACAACCGAAAAAGAATATATTTTATTTTTCATAGAAATTAGCAGTTAAACCCTAAGGATTTCTAAAACCTCTTAGAGTTTGGAAATTCTTACAATTTTTTAAATTATGAGCGAAATTCAAGCCGAAAACACATCTACCGAAACAAACAATTCAAAACAAGATTTCAAAAAACAAATAGACGAAATTTTTGAAGCACAACAAAATAACCGTTGGGCAGTAGCCAAAACAACAGCAAAAGAACGCATCGAAAAACTAAAACGTTTGCAAGATGCTCTTTTTAATTACCGTGCTGCATTTCATCATTCACTTCGTCAAGATTTTGGGAAGCCAGAAGCAGAAACAGATTTATCAGAAATCTACCCTACTTCAAACGAAATCAAACACGCCGTTTCGAATCTTGAAAAATGGATGAAAGATGAATCGGTAAGCACTCCGACAGCTCTTTTGGGTTCGAAATCATATATTCGTTATGAGCCAAAAGGTGTTTGTCTGATTATTGCGCCTTGGAACTATCCAGTGAATCTTATCTTGATTCCACTTATTTCAGCAATTGCAGCAGGAAACTGTGCTATCTTAAAGCCTTCTGAATACACGCCAAATACAAATGCTATTATGGCACAGCTTATCAAAGAAGTTTTTGCAGAAAATGAAGTTGCTTTTGTAGAAGGAGAAGTAGAGGTTTCTAAATATCTGACAGAAAAGCCATTTGACCATATTTTCTTTACAGGAAGTACGGCAGTAGGAAAAATGGTAATGAAAGCAGCTTCTGAAAACTTAACTTCTGTAACATTAGAATTGGGTGGAAAGTCGCCAGTAATCGTAGATGAGACGGCAAATATCAAAGAAGCTGCAAAGAAAATCGTTTGGGGTAAATTTTTAAATGCAGGACAGACGTGTATTGCCCCAGATTATGTTTTGGTTCACGAAGATATTGAACACGAACTTATCCAACAAATGCTCAAATATTTGAGTGAGTTTTATGGAATGTCGTCTGGTGAGCGTTTAGACTCTCCAGATTATGCACGCATTATCAATGAAAAACAATACAAAACACTTGTAGAGCTTATCGGAAAAGCAAAAGGGCAGGGTGCAGTTATCCATACTGGAGGAACAGTTGTAGAAGAGCAGCGTTATATCGCTCCTACGATTATGTCAGAAGTGCCGTTAGATGCTGAGATAATGCAACAAGAAATTTTTGGTCCTATTATGCCAGTCATTCGCTATAAGTTTTTGAATGATGCTTTAGATTTAATCAATAAAAAAGATAAGCCTTTAGCACTTTACATCTTCTCTCAAGAGCGTGAAACCATTGAGAATGTACTTTCTTCTACTTCTTCGGGTGGTGTGTGTGTGAATGATACAGTTATTCACTATTTCCAACACAACTTGCCTTTTGGTGGTGTAAATCATAGTGGAATTGGAAAAGCCCACGGTATTTTTGGCTTCAAATCTTTCTCTAATGAGCGTGCTGTTCTGGAACAGCCTACTCGCTTTAGCGCACCTCAACTAATGTACCCACCTTACAAGTCAGAAGTAAAATCACTAATTGATTTTACAGTAAAGTGGATTTAAGATAGTATTTGGTCGTTGGCGAAAACACCAACAACGGCAAAAAGCTCTTCAAAACCTATTCTTTATTTTTTAAGGGATAGGTTTTTTGATAAAAAAGATAAAATCGTAATCTCATAAATTTAATTTTTCTATATGCCTAGAAACTTTTATATCAGTCGTTTTATATTCAATAGTATCATACATGGCTTTGTAATTTATGGAGTCATTTCTTTAAAGTGGAATTTTTTTGCTGTTATTTATTTCTATTGGGTAGCACAAATGGTAAAGGTCATCTACAGATTTTTGGGTAATTACGTAGAACATAAAAATAAAATAACTTCTGGACTGGAATACAAGTTAGAGCGAAAGAATTTTAGAAATATTGTTATTACTATGCTTGTGTTTTTAGTGTTCATCTTATTTTCTGGATATTTCAATCAACCCAACAATCATGCGTGGAAAGCAAATTATGTCTTTGTATTACTTAGAGATATGAACTTTAATTTTGCTCTCATTTTGGTAATCATAAAAGAAGCAGTTTTGTTTGCATACATTTCAAGAGAGATAAATAAACTAAGAGAAGAAGGACACGAAGCAAAACTAAAGGAGCTAGAGAATGGAGTATTTAGAAAAAGTAAAAAAAGCGAAGGGGAGGAAACTCATGAAGAAGTTATGAACAAGTATAATTTCTCACCTTTTTTTATGCAATCACTTGTCTTTTATTTGAGTTTGATTTGTATTCTTTATCTTTTTAGAGCAGCGAACAAAAAATATTTTTCTTCTACTCATTATATTAGTGAGTTTGGAGAGTTTATACTTATAATAATTTTCATTGCCATACAAATATTCTCAGAGTTGATGAGTTTCATAAAAAAAGATAAATGGTTGTAGCATAACATCACAGATATTGAGAAGCTTTATCGAAAACAAAACCCCTTTTCATTATATTAGTTCAATATCAAAGTATCTTGTTTAAAATCAATCTAAATTAGTTATCTTTGTGTATGTACCACAGACTTCTAGCCTGTGAAAAGAGAATAAAAACCAGACTATTATGCTAACAGCTACTAAATTCGATATAAATAAAATTAGAAAAGAGTTTCCAATTCTTCATCAAGAAGTACAAGGCAAACCTTTGATTTATTTTGATAATGCAGCCACTACACAGAAACCAAAATCTGTTATTGATGCACTTTCAAATTATTATTTAGAAATCAACTCTAACGTACACCGAGGAGCGCATACGCTTGCCGAGCGTGCCACAGATGCTTTCGAACAGACACGTAAAGCAGCACAAAAATTCATCAATGCACCATCAGAAGAGCAAGTTATTTTTACTCGTGGAACAACTGAAAGTATCAATTTAGTAGCACAGTCGTACGGACGAGCATTTTTGAAAGAAGGTGACGAAATTATTATTTCTAGCCTAGAGCATCATTCTAATATTGTTCCGTGGCAAATTATTGCTTCACAGGCAGGTGCAAAAATAAAAGTTATACCTGTTTTTGATAACGGAGAGCTAGATTTAGAAGGCTATCAGAATCTACTTTCAGAAAAAACAAAAATTGTAGCTGTGGTTCACGTATCGAATGCACTTGGTACGGTAAATCCAGTCAAAGAAATTATTAAGAAAGCACACGAAGTTGGAGCAAAAGTAGTCGTAGATGGAGCGCAAGCTAGTCCACACTTAGAAATTGATGTACAAGATTTGGATGTTGATTTTTATGCGCTTTCAGGTCATAAAGTCTATGCACCAACAGGAATTGGAATTTTATATGGAAAAAAAGAGCTTTTGGAAGTGATGCCACCTTATATGGGAGGAGGAGAAATGATAAAAGATGTTTCTTACGAAATTTCTACCTACAACGAACTTCCTTATAAATTTGAAGCAGGAACGCCAAATATTGCTGATACGGTAGCTCTGCGCCTTGCTTTTGAGTTTGTAAATAAACTGACTAAAGCTGAAATTATAGCTCATGAGCAAATGCTTTTGGAGTACGGAACTCA
This window encodes:
- a CDS encoding cysteine desulfurase; the protein is MLTATKFDINKIRKEFPILHQEVQGKPLIYFDNAATTQKPKSVIDALSNYYLEINSNVHRGAHTLAERATDAFEQTRKAAQKFINAPSEEQVIFTRGTTESINLVAQSYGRAFLKEGDEIIISSLEHHSNIVPWQIIASQAGAKIKVIPVFDNGELDLEGYQNLLSEKTKIVAVVHVSNALGTVNPVKEIIKKAHEVGAKVVVDGAQASPHLEIDVQDLDVDFYALSGHKVYAPTGIGILYGKKELLEVMPPYMGGGEMIKDVSYEISTYNELPYKFEAGTPNIADTVALRLAFEFVNKLTKAEIIAHEQMLLEYGTQKLSAIEGLKIVGTAKDKASVISFVVDGVHHYDMGLMLDANGIAIRTGHHCTQPLMKRMNLEGTARASFALYNTKEEIDTFADTLEMVIERLR
- a CDS encoding aldehyde dehydrogenase family protein, giving the protein MSEIQAENTSTETNNSKQDFKKQIDEIFEAQQNNRWAVAKTTAKERIEKLKRLQDALFNYRAAFHHSLRQDFGKPEAETDLSEIYPTSNEIKHAVSNLEKWMKDESVSTPTALLGSKSYIRYEPKGVCLIIAPWNYPVNLILIPLISAIAAGNCAILKPSEYTPNTNAIMAQLIKEVFAENEVAFVEGEVEVSKYLTEKPFDHIFFTGSTAVGKMVMKAASENLTSVTLELGGKSPVIVDETANIKEAAKKIVWGKFLNAGQTCIAPDYVLVHEDIEHELIQQMLKYLSEFYGMSSGERLDSPDYARIINEKQYKTLVELIGKAKGQGAVIHTGGTVVEEQRYIAPTIMSEVPLDAEIMQQEIFGPIMPVIRYKFLNDALDLINKKDKPLALYIFSQERETIENVLSSTSSGGVCVNDTVIHYFQHNLPFGGVNHSGIGKAHGIFGFKSFSNERAVLEQPTRFSAPQLMYPPYKSEVKSLIDFTVKWI
- a CDS encoding prolyl oligopeptidase family serine peptidase, with translation MKNKIYSFSVVCLLFLSVFASFSYGQQTSSDKLRYELFEHNLFYSTVSTDSMRYRLLFPKNYNPEEYFKRYPLVLFLHGAGERGDSSLTVKHIGAWALQEKNRENYDCFVLVPQCEKDNKWVEVDWSADAHTQPKEMSKYMSLTVELLEKLQRRLPIDSERIYLTGLSMGGYGTWDLAARYPKKFAAIVPICGGADEKTASSLATMPTWVFHGALDQTVKPQRSRNMVAALKKTGNKNVHYTEYEKVRHGSWKPAYKDEEMWKWLFEQSL